Proteins encoded by one window of Microcoleus sp. FACHB-68:
- a CDS encoding DUF2281 domain-containing protein, translated as MTIKEQLFQELDQVPESDLQKVLEFVRSLKAEEQSSINDRVWQAYLDSEGEREEVYRRLANS; from the coding sequence ATGACCATTAAAGAACAGCTCTTTCAGGAACTTGATCAAGTGCCGGAGTCTGATCTGCAAAAAGTATTAGAGTTTGTGCGTTCTCTCAAAGCTGAGGAACAATCTAGCATAAATGATCGGGTATGGCAGGCATACCTGGACTCTGAAGGGGAGAGAGAGGAGGTTTACCGTCGCCTTGCCAACTCATGA
- a CDS encoding type II toxin-antitoxin system death-on-curing family toxin, with the protein MPTHEFLNKTAVLKIHARQIASFGGSEGIRDSGLLESALAQPQATFAGTLLHATIHEQAAAYLYHLAMNHPFIDGNKRTAFAVMDTFLRLNRYSLNLTNDQAYDLVIQVVQSQMSKAELGNFLEEAIAPAR; encoded by the coding sequence TTGCCAACTCATGAGTTTCTCAACAAAACTGCGGTTCTGAAGATTCATGCTAGACAAATTGCTAGCTTTGGGGGAAGCGAGGGAATCAGAGATAGCGGTTTGCTAGAGTCTGCTCTCGCTCAACCCCAAGCGACATTTGCCGGCACGCTTCTACACGCTACAATTCATGAACAAGCCGCCGCATATCTTTATCATTTGGCAATGAATCACCCGTTTATTGATGGGAACAAGCGGACAGCATTTGCGGTGATGGATACTTTTTTACGATTGAATCGCTATTCTCTTAATTTGACGAATGATCAGGCGTATGACTTGGTGATCCAGGTTGTGCAGAGTCAGATGAGTAAGGCTGAATTAGGGAACTTTTTAGAAGAAGCAATTGCACCGGCACGATAA
- a CDS encoding DUF2237 domain-containing protein produces the protein MVREASNVLGGKLETCCTSPITGFYRDGKCNTGGGDMGAHIVCAQMTEEFLNYTKLRGNDLSTPVPAFNFPGLKPGDRWCLCASRWKEALDAGVAPPVVLPATHASALEYASLNELKQNALEL, from the coding sequence ATTGTGAGAGAGGCTAGTAACGTTCTGGGTGGAAAACTGGAAACTTGCTGCACATCCCCGATCACCGGATTTTATCGGGATGGCAAATGCAACACGGGTGGGGGTGACATGGGTGCTCACATTGTTTGTGCCCAAATGACGGAAGAATTTTTAAACTACACGAAATTGAGGGGAAATGATTTAAGTACCCCTGTGCCGGCGTTTAATTTTCCAGGTTTGAAACCGGGAGATCGCTGGTGTTTGTGCGCCTCTCGCTGGAAAGAAGCGCTGGATGCAGGAGTCGCACCTCCTGTCGTTTTGCCGGCAACTCATGCCTCAGCTTTAGAATACGCTTCTTTAAACGAACTGAAGCAGAACGCTTTAGAACTTTAG
- a CDS encoding GNAT family N-acetyltransferase: MESYRIISELNEEQISELTELYSHEFWSHNRNRQDVVKMLAASDIVIGLVDECDHLIGFIRILTDFVYRAFIFDVIVKSTHRNQGLGKKLIDSVVEHPQLQSVELLGLYCLPEMMPFYERWGFTNELGGIQLMARLNQHSAS, encoded by the coding sequence ATGGAAAGCTACCGAATTATTTCAGAACTGAATGAGGAGCAAATTTCAGAGTTAACAGAATTATACAGTCATGAATTCTGGAGCCACAACCGCAACCGGCAAGATGTAGTGAAGATGTTGGCAGCTTCAGATATTGTGATCGGATTGGTCGATGAGTGCGATCATCTCATCGGTTTTATTCGCATCTTAACAGATTTTGTCTACAGAGCATTTATTTTTGATGTGATTGTTAAGTCCACTCATAGAAATCAAGGTTTGGGAAAAAAGTTAATTGATTCTGTTGTCGAGCATCCTCAATTGCAATCGGTGGAGTTATTGGGTTTGTACTGTCTGCCAGAGATGATGCCGTTTTATGAGCGCTGGGGCTTTACAAATGAACTAGGTGGAATTCAATTAATGGCTCGACTAAATCAGCATTCCGCTTCTTGA
- a CDS encoding succinate dehydrogenase/fumarate reductase flavoprotein subunit: MLDHDVIIVGGGLAGCRAAVEIARTDPNLKVAVVAKTHPIRSHSVAAQGGMAASLKNVDSEDDWKAHAFDTVKGSDYLADQDAVEILAKEAPDVVIDLEHMGVLFSRLPDGRIAQRAFGGHSHNRTCYAADKTGHAILHELVNNLRRYGVHIYDEWYVLQMILEDGQAKGVVMYRIDDGKLAVLRAKAVMFATGGYGRAYNTTSNDYASTGDGLAMSALAGIPLQDMEFVQFHPTGLYPVGVLISEAVRGEGAYLINSEGDRFMATYAPSRMELAPRDITSRAITKEIRAGRGVHPDGSAGGPFVYLDLRHMGREKIMLRVPFAWEEAHRLLGIDAVEKPMPIRPTVHYSMGGIPVNIEGKVRSGVDGFVEGLFAAGEAACVSVHGANRLGSNSLLECVVYGKLTGAAIAQYVQNRKLPQVDEQRYLTAAVKQIQSLLNQAGKLRIGQLRQSFQDCMTDHCGVFRTEETMREGLNQLEELQQQYQKIYLDDKGSCWNTEILEAIELRNLMIVGKVILTSALSRQESRGAHCREDFTERDDENFLKHTLAFYSPAGIDLQYRPVAITMFQPQERKY, encoded by the coding sequence ATGCTAGACCATGATGTGATTATTGTTGGCGGTGGATTAGCCGGCTGCCGCGCCGCCGTCGAAATTGCCCGCACCGATCCGAATTTAAAAGTAGCTGTGGTGGCGAAAACCCACCCGATTCGATCTCACTCGGTTGCCGCCCAAGGTGGCATGGCTGCCTCACTAAAGAACGTTGATTCCGAGGACGATTGGAAAGCCCACGCCTTTGATACTGTCAAGGGTTCAGACTATCTTGCCGATCAAGATGCGGTGGAAATTCTTGCCAAAGAAGCGCCCGATGTGGTGATTGATTTGGAACACATGGGCGTTTTGTTCTCCCGGTTGCCCGATGGACGTATTGCCCAGCGTGCTTTTGGGGGGCACTCTCACAACCGCACCTGCTATGCGGCTGACAAAACCGGCCATGCAATTTTACACGAATTAGTTAACAACCTGCGCCGGTATGGCGTCCACATCTATGATGAGTGGTACGTCTTGCAGATGATCCTGGAAGACGGGCAAGCCAAAGGCGTTGTCATGTACCGCATCGATGATGGCAAGCTGGCAGTGCTCCGCGCAAAGGCGGTGATGTTTGCCACCGGCGGCTATGGTCGTGCTTACAATACCACCTCGAATGATTATGCCTCCACCGGCGACGGGTTGGCAATGTCTGCCCTTGCCGGCATTCCTTTGCAGGATATGGAGTTTGTGCAATTCCATCCCACCGGGTTGTATCCTGTGGGTGTGTTGATTTCTGAAGCCGTGCGCGGTGAAGGTGCCTATTTAATCAATAGCGAGGGCGATCGCTTCATGGCAACTTACGCCCCCAGCCGCATGGAACTCGCACCACGTGATATTACTTCTCGCGCCATTACCAAAGAAATTCGCGCAGGACGTGGTGTTCATCCGGATGGCAGTGCCGGCGGCCCTTTTGTCTATCTGGATTTGCGTCACATGGGGCGTGAGAAAATTATGCTTCGGGTTCCCTTCGCTTGGGAGGAAGCACACCGGCTGCTGGGAATTGATGCGGTTGAGAAGCCGATGCCAATTCGTCCGACTGTTCACTACTCGATGGGCGGAATTCCCGTCAATATTGAGGGCAAGGTGCGGAGTGGGGTTGATGGGTTTGTCGAAGGCTTATTTGCTGCCGGTGAGGCGGCTTGCGTATCGGTTCACGGCGCAAACCGGCTGGGGAGTAATTCCTTGCTGGAATGTGTGGTGTATGGCAAGCTGACGGGCGCTGCGATCGCTCAATATGTGCAAAATCGCAAGTTGCCGCAAGTGGATGAGCAACGCTATCTGACTGCTGCGGTTAAACAAATTCAATCCCTGTTAAATCAAGCCGGTAAACTTCGCATCGGGCAGTTGCGTCAGTCTTTCCAAGATTGCATGACAGATCATTGCGGGGTATTTCGCACTGAAGAAACAATGCGCGAAGGTTTAAATCAACTGGAAGAATTACAGCAACAATACCAGAAAATCTATTTAGATGATAAGGGAAGTTGCTGGAATACGGAAATTCTTGAGGCGATTGAACTGCGGAATTTAATGATTGTCGGTAAGGTGATTCTCACTTCCGCATTGAGCCGGCAAGAAAGTCGCGGCGCTCATTGCCGCGAGGATTTCACTGAGCGCGATGATGAGAATTTCTTGAAACATACGCTGGCTTTTTATTCGCCGGCTGGCATTGATTTGCAATACCGGCCTGTTGCAATTACCATGTTCCAACCCCAAGAACGGAAGTATTAA
- a CDS encoding Uma2 family endonuclease: protein MTTTLIQNPTSRVLLKNISWQTYEFLVQDLAEQPGIRLTYDRGTLEIMTPLDPHEKYKKILGRFVETLSEELDTDIYSLGSRTCKREDLDRGLEPDQCYYIQNEDLVWDKEQIDLNQDPPPDLVIEIDIASSSINRLALYASLGVPEVWRYDGTRLIIYHLEGKEYAECNNSPTFPFLPQTEIERFLELRKTTKEKALLRLFREWIRSQIQQNE from the coding sequence ATGACAACCACCCTGATTCAAAATCCCACTTCTAGAGTTCTGCTAAAAAATATTAGCTGGCAGACTTATGAATTCCTCGTGCAAGATTTAGCAGAACAGCCAGGAATTCGCTTGACTTATGACCGAGGAACTTTAGAAATCATGACGCCTTTAGATCCACACGAAAAGTATAAAAAAATCTTAGGGCGTTTTGTAGAAACCCTAAGTGAGGAATTGGATACTGATATTTACAGCCTAGGTTCAAGAACCTGTAAGCGTGAAGATTTGGATCGCGGATTAGAACCTGATCAGTGCTACTATATCCAGAACGAGGATTTAGTCTGGGATAAAGAACAAATTGACTTAAATCAAGATCCTCCACCAGATTTAGTCATTGAGATTGACATTGCAAGTAGTTCAATTAACCGGCTCGCATTATACGCAAGTTTAGGTGTACCGGAAGTCTGGCGTTATGACGGAACTCGTTTAATCATTTATCACTTAGAAGGAAAGGAATATGCAGAATGCAATAATTCCCCCACTTTCCCTTTTCTTCCACAAACTGAAATCGAGCGGTTTTTGGAATTGAGAAAAACGACAAAAGAAAAAGCTTTGCTGCGGTTGTTTCGGGAGTGGATAAGAAGTCAGATTCAGCAAAATGAATGA
- the msrP gene encoding protein-methionine-sulfoxide reductase catalytic subunit MsrP: MVLIRIPKIWEIPEREVTDEDVFLNRRRFVKTLIGAGIGATILPVLGCESKTKSKINPAAGTEDLSSVQRNPKFDKVDRTLTDESLASTYNNFYEFGGTKGIWENAQALPTEDWKVEVKGLVKNPRTYDLDDLQKKFPVEERIYRFRCVEAWAMVVPWIGFPMKQLIADVEPASAAKFVRFTSFYDPKITPGPLHFGELPWPYTEGLRIEEMANDLAFFATGIYGHTLPKQHGAPIRMVTPWKYGFKGAKSIVKIEFLDKQPATFWNSLIPSEYDFEANVNPTKPHPRWSQATERMVGPGPALTWEKRPTLPYNGYGDYVASLYT; this comes from the coding sequence ATGGTACTGATCCGCATTCCTAAAATTTGGGAAATTCCAGAGCGAGAAGTGACCGATGAAGATGTATTTCTCAACCGGCGTCGCTTCGTCAAAACCCTGATCGGTGCCGGCATAGGTGCCACGATTCTGCCGGTACTTGGCTGCGAGAGCAAAACCAAATCAAAAATTAATCCGGCTGCCGGCACAGAGGATCTGAGTTCCGTTCAACGCAATCCCAAATTTGACAAAGTTGACAGGACTCTCACTGACGAATCTCTCGCCTCTACTTACAACAACTTTTATGAGTTTGGTGGCACCAAAGGTATTTGGGAAAACGCCCAAGCTTTGCCAACCGAAGATTGGAAAGTTGAAGTCAAAGGTTTGGTCAAAAACCCCCGCACCTATGACTTAGATGATCTCCAGAAAAAATTTCCCGTTGAAGAACGTATCTATCGATTCCGCTGCGTAGAAGCTTGGGCAATGGTGGTGCCGTGGATTGGATTCCCCATGAAACAGCTAATTGCAGATGTAGAACCGGCTTCCGCTGCTAAATTTGTTCGCTTCACCTCTTTCTACGACCCGAAAATTACCCCCGGCCCGTTACATTTTGGCGAGTTGCCTTGGCCCTATACCGAAGGACTGCGGATTGAGGAGATGGCAAACGATCTAGCATTCTTCGCCACCGGCATCTATGGTCACACCCTCCCCAAACAACACGGTGCTCCTATCCGTATGGTGACACCCTGGAAATATGGCTTTAAAGGAGCCAAATCCATCGTCAAAATCGAATTCCTCGACAAGCAACCGGCCACCTTTTGGAACAGCCTAATTCCCAGCGAGTATGACTTCGAGGCCAACGTTAACCCCACTAAACCCCACCCCCGCTGGTCCCAAGCAACAGAACGGATGGTTGGGCCAGGGCCGGCCTTAACTTGGGAAAAACGCCCGACCCTGCCCTATAACGGTTACGGTGACTACGTTGCGTCGCTATACACTTAA
- a CDS encoding type IV pilin-like G/H family protein: MNNILLNRRNCLTKLSVASQLIVSSLFLGLAGNLGMSVSAQPSIAPVVAQSQPAPATNPVAQQLLGQWQAKDPSGQELLMFVFAPENKLYIILPSTEQPDPAVEMRYRIDAAQNPMHLDVQINSDDTVMTLFEVSPDGKMRVQLDGTNPGVPRPTALTDAATVFEKVSDATTVPADAEIVGFEEQKGMAQQSEARLFMSAMNRAQQAYQLENNKFAATIEELGLGIKPETEFYRYQIVPQGDATKSVLMTAQAKSAELKSYSAAVFVMTNNAEEITIPVLCETEQPSTSSPPMPTAPSTATGQGQCPAGSVAVTLR, encoded by the coding sequence ATGAATAACATCCTCCTGAACCGGCGCAACTGCCTGACTAAACTCTCAGTTGCCAGTCAATTAATCGTATCCAGCCTGTTTTTAGGTCTTGCCGGCAACTTGGGTATGTCAGTCAGCGCACAGCCATCCATCGCGCCGGTGGTGGCCCAATCTCAGCCGGCCCCCGCAACGAACCCTGTTGCCCAGCAATTACTGGGGCAATGGCAAGCAAAAGATCCATCAGGGCAAGAACTGCTGATGTTCGTCTTTGCGCCAGAAAACAAGCTATACATCATACTCCCGTCTACTGAACAACCCGACCCTGCGGTTGAGATGCGCTATCGCATTGATGCAGCCCAAAACCCCATGCACTTGGATGTGCAAATTAATAGTGATGATACGGTTATGACGTTGTTTGAGGTCAGCCCCGATGGCAAGATGCGTGTGCAACTCGACGGCACAAATCCCGGAGTCCCCAGACCAACAGCACTAACGGACGCGGCAACAGTATTCGAGAAGGTTTCTGACGCCACGACGGTGCCGGCGGATGCTGAAATAGTCGGGTTTGAAGAACAAAAAGGGATGGCACAGCAAAGCGAAGCCAGACTGTTTATGAGCGCGATGAATCGAGCACAGCAGGCTTATCAGTTGGAAAACAATAAATTCGCCGCGACGATTGAGGAACTAGGTCTAGGGATTAAGCCAGAAACAGAGTTTTATCGCTACCAGATTGTGCCCCAAGGCGATGCGACCAAAAGCGTACTGATGACTGCCCAAGCAAAAAGTGCGGAATTGAAAAGCTACAGCGCTGCAGTATTTGTGATGACAAATAATGCTGAGGAAATCACCATTCCGGTACTGTGTGAAACTGAGCAACCTTCCACCTCGTCTCCCCCGATGCCAACCGCCCCTAGCACTGCGACTGGCCAGGGTCAGTGTCCGGCTGGGTCTGTAGCTGTAACGTTGCGTTAA
- a CDS encoding Glu/Leu/Phe/Val dehydrogenase gives MSDSLFADASKRLEKALKYASVSEDAIERLKYPKTSLSVSIPVRMDNGSLRIFQGYRVRYDDTRGPGKGGVRYHPNVCMDEVQSLAFWMTFKCAVLNLPFGGAKGGVTVNPKELSKLELERLSRGYIDAIADFIGPDVDIPAPDVYTNPMIMGWYMDQYSIIRRQLSPAVVTGKPLAIGGSLGRDTATAAGAFYVIEALMPKFEQPPEATTVAVQGFGNAGAHLAELLSKAGYKVVAVSDSQGGVYAKKGLDIPSIRRFKDSHKGIQAIYCEDTVCNVIEHEVITNEELLGLDVDILIPAALENQITEANVNNIKAKYIFEVANGPTTSGADKILEEKGVYVFPDILVNAGGVTVSYFEWVQNRSGFYWTLDEVNHRLKVKMVEETQQIWKIAQELSISMRTAAYVHALNRLGEALSAKGTRDYYINS, from the coding sequence ATGTCAGACTCACTATTTGCAGATGCTAGTAAGAGACTGGAAAAAGCCTTAAAATATGCATCAGTTTCTGAAGATGCGATCGAACGCTTAAAATATCCGAAAACCAGTTTAAGCGTCTCGATTCCTGTACGGATGGATAATGGCTCTTTGCGAATTTTCCAAGGCTATCGGGTTCGCTATGACGATACGCGAGGGCCGGGGAAAGGCGGGGTGCGATATCATCCAAATGTTTGCATGGATGAAGTGCAATCTTTAGCCTTTTGGATGACATTTAAATGTGCAGTCTTAAACTTACCGTTTGGTGGGGCAAAAGGCGGGGTGACGGTTAATCCCAAAGAACTCTCCAAACTGGAATTAGAACGTTTGAGTCGGGGCTATATTGATGCGATCGCAGACTTTATCGGCCCTGATGTCGATATTCCTGCCCCTGATGTTTATACGAACCCGATGATTATGGGTTGGTATATGGATCAGTACAGTATTATTCGCCGTCAACTGTCTCCAGCCGTTGTCACCGGCAAGCCACTTGCCATCGGGGGAAGTTTGGGGCGCGATACTGCAACCGCAGCCGGCGCATTTTATGTGATCGAAGCGCTGATGCCGAAATTTGAGCAGCCACCGGAAGCCACAACTGTTGCCGTGCAAGGTTTTGGCAATGCCGGCGCACATTTGGCAGAACTGCTGTCAAAAGCCGGTTATAAAGTCGTGGCGGTGAGTGATTCCCAAGGGGGAGTTTATGCCAAAAAAGGCTTAGATATTCCCAGCATCCGCCGATTCAAAGATTCTCATAAAGGTATCCAAGCGATCTACTGCGAAGATACGGTTTGCAATGTTATTGAACATGAAGTGATTACTAATGAGGAACTTTTAGGGTTAGATGTAGACATTTTGATTCCCGCTGCCTTAGAAAATCAAATTACTGAGGCAAATGTCAATAACATCAAGGCTAAGTATATCTTTGAAGTTGCGAATGGCCCAACTACTTCTGGTGCAGATAAAATTCTAGAAGAAAAGGGCGTTTATGTATTTCCAGATATTTTGGTGAATGCCGGCGGCGTCACAGTTAGCTATTTCGAGTGGGTGCAAAATCGCAGCGGATTTTACTGGACACTCGACGAAGTTAATCACCGCTTGAAAGTGAAAATGGTGGAGGAAACTCAGCAAATTTGGAAAATTGCTCAAGAACTTTCCATTTCCATGAGAACAGCCGCTTATGTCCATGCTTTAAATCGGCTGGGTGAAGCATTAAGCGCCAAAGGAACCAGAGATTATTACATCAATAGCTAA
- a CDS encoding DUF4126 domain-containing protein: MLELLAALSASAAGGMRIALPLLLIGLLESDKLWSRVPLLSRISPPVVLGVLVSWSLFELFASKKFLGQRVLQIVQLLFSPIVGAIMGMAIAEATFAQPNAPPPQFVWIIGLVGGLLALVLQLVQAGWFYRLRGLPLPVILAQDILCVSLVLFAFDAPTQGGLIALVLLWLAIRSSKEWYNWYVKQGPAKNPRRYKRNPD; this comes from the coding sequence ATGCTAGAACTCCTAGCCGCGCTCTCTGCGTCTGCGGCAGGGGGAATGAGGATCGCCCTGCCCCTCCTGTTAATTGGCTTATTGGAAAGTGATAAGCTGTGGTCTCGCGTGCCGTTGCTGTCTCGGATCTCGCCGCCGGTGGTTCTGGGAGTGTTGGTTAGTTGGTCGCTGTTTGAGCTATTTGCTTCTAAAAAGTTTTTGGGACAGCGTGTCCTGCAAATTGTCCAACTGTTATTTAGCCCCATTGTGGGTGCGATTATGGGCATGGCAATTGCTGAAGCAACCTTCGCCCAACCAAATGCCCCACCACCTCAATTTGTGTGGATTATTGGGCTAGTCGGGGGTTTGTTGGCACTGGTGTTGCAACTGGTTCAAGCCGGCTGGTTTTACCGGCTGCGCGGATTACCCTTGCCGGTGATTTTAGCTCAAGATATTCTTTGCGTTTCCCTCGTTCTGTTCGCCTTTGATGCACCTACACAGGGAGGCTTAATCGCTTTAGTTTTGTTGTGGCTAGCCATTCGCAGTTCTAAGGAGTGGTATAACTGGTATGTCAAACAAGGGCCGGCTAAAAATCCCCGCCGCTATAAAAGAAATCCCGATTGA
- a CDS encoding iron uptake porin, protein MTNIFWVALKLCPPIVGCTLLATTGVFAAEPLLQTCCNLASSVEDIEHCAGEASCDKDEQNLQKAGILAARRQGVEKKLIAQITQKEPKTHSLPAVSQQLNLNSLSVMAVPPIAPKKALMAIDASQINAGAEELSDPLAQVTSVSQLSDVQPTDWAFQALQSLVERYGAISGYPDGTFRGNRAMTRYEFAAGLNAALEAINQLLSISEPDGLRQEDLAILQRLSADFSTELAQVRARIDTLQARGDELEANQFSTTTKLNGLISFNVAKANAGGDVRVERTDPNDIFSPAARGADGKPIVTRVEEDANLTFSQSIALFLTTSFTGKDSLFMTLQAGNGNSSANYYTSAGFYNTFGAPVLDLTPSAVANDVVLSEAAYSFPVNDSLQVVVAPRVLWLRYFDTNAFTSGIGKGATGNNTFGSTLVQDPGRGAGAVVLWRLNERLNLNLGYVASPAAGSPSTGLFNGTRAFTAQVTYSPIRTINLRFLYDRSTIQPVDGQIRTRPIMGAADDGFGGALEDATADVFGFNFDWLATPRLGFFGRYTYAKTHLEPATRGVESGEIKAQSVQLGVAFPDLGKRGALATLSYVVPFSVLDGRQFLVSGAGDGGVEYEVELTYYLPVTDNIAILPAFYFVGNANNFDDNPNIYVGTVQTQFSF, encoded by the coding sequence ATGACTAATATTTTTTGGGTGGCTTTAAAACTTTGTCCCCCAATTGTGGGATGTACTTTGCTTGCTACCACTGGCGTTTTTGCTGCTGAGCCATTGCTGCAAACTTGCTGTAATCTTGCAAGCTCAGTAGAAGATATCGAACACTGTGCCGGTGAAGCTAGTTGTGACAAAGACGAACAAAATCTTCAAAAAGCAGGGATCTTGGCCGCACGAAGACAGGGCGTTGAGAAGAAATTAATTGCACAGATTACGCAAAAAGAGCCAAAAACTCACAGTCTGCCGGCTGTCTCACAACAATTGAATCTGAATTCCCTCAGTGTGATGGCAGTGCCTCCCATTGCGCCGAAAAAAGCGTTGATGGCAATAGACGCTTCCCAAATAAATGCCGGCGCAGAGGAATTGAGCGATCCACTCGCTCAGGTAACGTCTGTTTCTCAATTGTCGGATGTACAGCCAACAGATTGGGCATTCCAAGCCCTGCAAAGCTTAGTTGAGCGCTATGGTGCGATATCCGGCTATCCTGACGGAACCTTTCGCGGCAACCGGGCGATGACGCGCTACGAATTCGCTGCCGGTTTGAATGCAGCCCTAGAAGCCATCAATCAACTACTGAGCATAAGTGAGCCGGATGGGTTGCGTCAGGAAGATTTAGCAATATTACAGCGTTTAAGTGCGGATTTTAGTACAGAATTAGCGCAAGTACGGGCGCGAATCGATACGCTACAAGCACGCGGAGATGAACTGGAGGCGAATCAGTTTTCCACAACCACGAAGCTCAATGGCTTGATCAGTTTCAATGTGGCGAAAGCAAATGCCGGCGGAGATGTCAGAGTCGAAAGAACTGATCCCAATGACATTTTTAGTCCGGCGGCGCGGGGGGCGGATGGCAAGCCGATTGTGACGAGAGTTGAGGAAGATGCCAACCTCACCTTTAGTCAGAGCATTGCCTTGTTTCTCACTACATCCTTCACCGGCAAGGATAGTTTGTTTATGACTTTGCAAGCCGGCAATGGTAATTCTTCTGCCAATTACTACACGTCTGCCGGTTTTTATAACACTTTTGGGGCACCAGTTTTAGACTTAACGCCCAGTGCGGTTGCCAATGATGTGGTTTTGTCAGAGGCTGCCTACTCGTTTCCTGTGAACGATTCTTTGCAAGTCGTGGTAGCTCCGCGAGTCTTATGGCTCCGCTATTTTGACACGAACGCGTTTACCTCTGGCATTGGTAAAGGCGCAACGGGCAACAATACGTTTGGCAGCACCCTTGTCCAAGATCCTGGAAGGGGAGCTGGTGCTGTCGTGCTTTGGCGTTTAAATGAACGATTAAATCTAAATTTAGGGTATGTCGCTAGCCCTGCTGCCGGCAGTCCAAGCACAGGGTTATTTAATGGCACCCGTGCTTTTACGGCTCAAGTGACTTACTCTCCTATCCGAACGATTAATCTCAGATTTCTTTATGATCGCTCAACCATTCAGCCGGTTGACGGACAAATTAGAACTCGACCAATTATGGGGGCGGCAGATGACGGCTTTGGTGGAGCGCTTGAAGATGCCACTGCCGACGTTTTTGGATTTAATTTTGATTGGTTAGCGACACCTCGGTTGGGCTTTTTTGGCCGGTATACTTACGCAAAAACCCATTTAGAGCCGGCAACGAGGGGCGTGGAAAGTGGCGAGATTAAGGCGCAGTCGGTGCAATTAGGTGTTGCTTTCCCGGATCTCGGTAAAAGGGGGGCGCTGGCGACACTATCTTATGTAGTGCCGTTTAGTGTTTTGGATGGCCGGCAATTTCTGGTTTCAGGAGCCGGTGATGGTGGGGTCGAGTATGAGGTTGAGCTGACTTATTATTTGCCGGTGACGGATAATATTGCAATTCTTCCGGCTTTTTATTTTGTCGGCAACGCCAATAATTTTGACGACAACCCAAATATCTATGTAGGGACTGTACAAACACAATTTTCGTTCTAA
- a CDS encoding pentapeptide repeat-containing protein, protein MKLKLLAATAVLATTLGLMMPAVAENPVQVQQLLETRRGPGFNLSGANLSGVDLANVDLRGANLTNANLAGANLSGANLKGANLSGANLSKANLNAADLSVANLVNATFDEAILTDASLNAANLQGADLISANLRNADLFRANLNGANLRGADLYKANLNAANLYGANLLGVKGANLTNGIGLVR, encoded by the coding sequence ATGAAACTCAAACTTTTAGCGGCGACAGCAGTGCTTGCAACGACATTGGGTTTAATGATGCCGGCAGTCGCAGAAAATCCAGTTCAGGTGCAGCAGTTATTAGAAACGAGACGCGGGCCGGGTTTTAATTTAAGTGGTGCAAATCTAAGCGGTGTAGATTTGGCAAATGTTGATCTTAGAGGTGCCAATCTCACGAACGCGAATCTTGCCGGCGCTAATTTAAGTGGTGCGAATTTAAAAGGTGCCAACTTGAGTGGTGCGAACCTCAGTAAGGCGAATTTAAACGCAGCGGATTTATCGGTCGCGAATTTAGTGAATGCTACATTTGATGAAGCAATTTTAACCGATGCTAGTTTGAATGCGGCTAACCTGCAAGGTGCTGATTTAATTAGTGCCAATTTAAGAAATGCTGATTTGTTTAGGGCAAATCTTAATGGAGCCAACTTGAGAGGTGCTGATTTGTATAAGGCAAATCTTAACGCGGCTAATTTATATGGCGCAAATCTACTTGGGGTGAAGGGTGCTAATCTCACCAATGGAATTGGCTTGGTTCGCTAG